A genome region from Mesorhizobium sp. B2-1-8 includes the following:
- the der gene encoding ribosome biogenesis GTPase Der: protein MTFKVAIIGRPNVGKSTLFNRLVGRKLALVDDTPGVTRDRRVHAAKLYDLHFDVIDTAGFEDAGASTLPGRMRAQTEIAIREADLIFFTVDAKSGLLPDDRTFAEIVRKSGRPVVLVANKAEAKGAQGGMLEAWELGLGEPIPVSAEHGQGMPDLRDAVIEALGEARAFGEDEDGDDEEAAASEVLIGEDIADPDAEPAYDDTKPMRIAVVGRPNAGKSTLINALIGEERLLTGPEAGITRDSISVDWDWRGRRIKLFDTAGMRRKARIHEKLEVMSVQDGLRAIRFAEIVIIVLDATIPFEKQDLQIADLIIREGRAPVIAFNKWDLIDNPQELLAELREKTERLLPQARGIQAVPVSAETGRGLDKLMDAVLKTHKVWNSRVSTGKLNRWLEAILTHHPPPAVAGRRLKVKYVTQAKTRPPGFVVQCSRPDAMPQSYVRYLSNSLREAFDMPGVPIRIALRTSDNPFAGRAKKR from the coding sequence GTGACCTTCAAAGTCGCCATCATCGGCAGGCCTAACGTCGGCAAATCGACGCTTTTCAATCGGCTTGTCGGAAGGAAGCTGGCGCTTGTCGACGACACGCCGGGCGTCACCCGTGACCGCCGTGTCCATGCCGCCAAGCTTTACGATCTGCATTTCGATGTCATCGACACCGCGGGCTTCGAGGATGCCGGCGCCTCGACCCTGCCGGGTCGCATGCGCGCGCAGACCGAAATCGCCATCCGCGAGGCGGATCTGATCTTCTTCACGGTCGACGCCAAATCCGGCCTGCTGCCGGATGACAGGACCTTTGCCGAGATCGTGCGCAAATCCGGCAGGCCTGTCGTGCTGGTCGCCAACAAGGCCGAGGCAAAGGGCGCGCAGGGCGGCATGCTGGAAGCCTGGGAGCTCGGGCTTGGCGAGCCGATCCCGGTTTCGGCCGAGCACGGCCAAGGCATGCCCGACCTTCGCGACGCAGTCATCGAAGCCCTGGGCGAGGCTCGGGCTTTCGGCGAGGATGAAGACGGCGACGACGAAGAAGCCGCCGCCAGCGAAGTGCTGATCGGCGAGGACATCGCCGATCCGGATGCCGAGCCGGCCTATGACGACACCAAGCCGATGCGCATCGCCGTCGTCGGCCGGCCGAACGCCGGCAAATCGACGCTGATCAACGCACTGATCGGCGAGGAACGGCTGCTGACCGGACCGGAGGCGGGCATCACCCGCGATTCCATCTCCGTCGACTGGGACTGGCGCGGCCGCCGCATAAAACTGTTCGACACGGCCGGCATGCGCCGCAAGGCCAGGATCCACGAGAAGCTGGAAGTGATGTCGGTGCAGGATGGCTTGCGCGCCATCCGCTTCGCCGAGATCGTCATCATCGTGCTCGATGCCACCATTCCCTTCGAGAAGCAGGATCTGCAGATCGCCGACCTGATCATCCGCGAGGGCCGGGCGCCGGTGATCGCCTTCAACAAATGGGACCTCATCGACAACCCGCAGGAGCTGTTGGCCGAATTGCGTGAGAAGACCGAGCGGCTCTTGCCGCAGGCGCGCGGCATTCAGGCCGTGCCGGTCTCGGCCGAGACCGGACGCGGCCTCGACAAGCTGATGGATGCGGTGCTGAAGACGCACAAGGTCTGGAACAGCCGTGTTTCGACCGGCAAGCTCAACCGCTGGCTCGAAGCCATCCTGACGCATCATCCGCCGCCCGCTGTCGCCGGGCGCCGGTTGAAGGTCAAATATGTCACCCAGGCCAAGACGCGGCCGCCGGGCTTCGTGGTCCAGTGTTCGCGGCCGGATGCGATGCCGCAAAGCTATGTCCGTTATCTCTCGAACAGCCTGCGCGAAGCCTTCGACATGCCGGGCGTGCCGATCCGCATCGCGTTGAGGACGTCCGACAACCCCTTCGCCGGCCGGGCGAAGAAGCGCTGA
- a CDS encoding tetratricopeptide repeat protein, with amino-acid sequence MSDDSFIREVNDEMRREQAQKLWDRFGPALLVIAVLVVLGTAAFVGYRYWDETRANRSGDAFSQALKLANDGKSDDALAALDQLEKDGYGAYPLLARMRAATVKANKGDVDAAVKDFDDVASDTAIPQGLRDMARLRAALLLVDHGSFADVSSRVEALTSDTNALRHSAREALGLAAWKEGKTQDALKLFDQIASDDGAPRNARERATLMSELIRGSGSAS; translated from the coding sequence ATGTCCGACGACAGTTTTATCCGTGAAGTCAATGACGAGATGCGTCGCGAGCAGGCGCAGAAGCTGTGGGACCGTTTTGGCCCGGCCTTGCTCGTGATTGCCGTCCTGGTGGTGCTCGGCACCGCCGCCTTCGTCGGCTATCGCTATTGGGACGAGACGCGCGCCAACCGCTCCGGCGATGCTTTCTCGCAGGCGCTGAAGCTTGCCAATGATGGCAAGAGCGATGACGCGCTGGCCGCGCTCGATCAGCTGGAAAAGGATGGCTACGGCGCCTATCCGCTGCTCGCCCGCATGCGCGCCGCGACCGTCAAGGCCAACAAGGGCGACGTCGATGCCGCCGTCAAGGATTTCGACGATGTCGCCTCCGACACCGCCATCCCCCAGGGCCTGCGTGACATGGCGCGGCTGAGGGCGGCGCTCCTGCTCGTCGATCACGGCTCCTTCGCCGATGTGTCGAGCCGGGTCGAGGCGCTGACATCGGACACCAACGCGCTGCGCCACAGCGCGCGCGAGGCGCTCGGGCTTGCCGCCTGGAAGGAAGGCAAGACCCAGGACGCGCTGAAACTGTTCGACCAGATCGCCTCCGATGACGGCGCCCCGCGCAACGCGCGCGAGCGGGCGACCTTGATGTCCGAACTGATCCGCGGGTCGGGCAGTGCGTCGTGA